The window GAACTGTTCCAGCACTTTGTCAGCCTTTTCAGACTTGGGCCAGGTGCCTTCGATGTTGATGGAACCGCCAGCCATGAAGGGCAGGGCCAACAATACGGAACAAAGACGCATGGACAGAGGCAGACGCGGATGGCCGTCGATCTTGGGCATGCCGTCGGAGACCTTAACGGAATCCTTGCTGAGTTCGGCGTTGATTCCACAGGCGGTCAGCACGTCAACTGCTTCGGCAACGCGCTCGCGGGCGGCCTTGGACAGACCGTTGATGGTCAAGCCACCGGGGAACGACCAGGCTGCGAGGGTCAGGGCAGCTGCGAAATCCGGGTCAATGGAACCGGGCAGGGTGACTTCCTCGTCCATGGCACCACCGCACTCGAGGCGGGCGGGCAGGCCGGGGTTGTTCGGGTTCATGGCCACGAGGCGAGCGCCGAGCTTGGGCAGCACCTTGTTCAGGCCATTGATGTCGAGCAGCTGAAGGCTCGGCTTGCCGGTGAACTTGCAGCGACCAGCGTGTGCCAGTGCCAGACAGAGCAGCATGTAGAAGTTGAACGGGTCCTCGCCCACGAAGATCATGTTGCCTTCGAAACCGAGGGTTCGGCCACCAGCGTTCTTGATGAAGTCGTCATCCCAGGAGATCGGAGCACCGGCCTGCTTGAGAGCCTTGGCCAAGTCCTTGTTGGGAGCGTTCATGGTAACGGGGGCCAGCGTGGTTTCCACTCCGGCGCTGGCTGCCATGGCAAGCAGCATGCGGGTGTAGCGGAAAGAGCGGGGACCGGTGATGCCGGCGCTGATAGCTTCGACGCGCGGGGCGAGCTTATATGCGTCGCCGGTGAATTTCTTACGGGCGTCGGCCAGAGAGAACTGGTTGAGCAGGGTGAACAGCTGCTTGGTCAGCTTGGCGTCGAGGCCGAGCTCACCAGCGCGGGTGTCGAAAGAAGAGCGGAGCAGCTTTTCGAGCTTGGGATCGACCAGAGACTTTTGGCGGGATTTGCGCCATGCGCCTTCCTTGCGAATGAGGAATGCGCGCTTTTCAAGGAGGTAGAGGAATTCGCGGTCGAGTTCGGAAATGTCATTGAAGCGATGGTTGGTGACGATCTCAGACTTGGAGATGTCATTGTCACTGCCGCCACGGTTGTCCTGGAAGTCACGCTTGGGGCGACGATCAAACTTGCGGTCACCGTCGCGCTTGTCGAAATTGCGGGGGCCGCCACGCTTTTCGAACTTGCGGTCGTTGTCACGGCGCTCGAACTTGCGGTCGCCGTCACGCTTGTCAAATCGGCGCTGACCGTCACGGCGGTCGAATTTGCGTTCACCATCACGGCGGTCGAATTTGCGTTCACCATCACGGCGGTCAAATTTGCGGTCGCCGTCGCGTTTGTCAAATTTGCGCTCGCCATCACGGCGGTCGAATTTGCGTTCGCCATCGCGTCGGTCAAACTTGCGTTCGCCGTCACGTCTGTCGAATCGACGGTCATTGCCGTGCTTTTCGAACTTGCGGTTGTTGTCGCGCTTGATAAATTTGCGGGGGGCTTTGGATTCGTCGCGTTCGGGGCGTTCTACCCGTTCTTCGCGGCGCGGTGCATCAGAGGCACCACGACTGTCGTCGTCTTTGCGGATCTTAATCATAGTCTTTCCGTCTTCCTTATAAATGATATGGTTTCCCGACGAATCGGGAACGACCCTTCTATCTTGAAACGGAATCGCTGGCAACCCCTGTAAATCGTGGGTTTCCGGCAGATCAAGAAAATAGTGTATGCTGCTGATTCGTCAATCAAAATTGATATCCGATAGTCAATTATCGAGCTAATGCACTGCGAATTCCGCGCAGCGTGACCGAAATTATAACGACGATTCCACCCACAATTGCCCAGAAACCAGGCAACTCACCGTAACCAAGTGCCACCCAGATGGGATTGAAGATGGGTTCCAGCATCATGATGAGGATTGCCTCGAGGGCCCTCAGACGCTTGATGGCCCATGTGTACAGCGCGAGTGAAACCCCTTGTTGAAGTATGCCGAGATAGATCAACCCGGCCCAGCTTTCAGCAGAGGGCATGGTCTCGAACATGAAGGGCAGCCCGCACACACAGGTAATGATATGGCCAAGAATGACGGACTCCACAGGGGAGGCATCCTTTTGTGCTCGCATGCAAAGCGTGAAGATGGCGTAGGAAAATCCGGTCCCGACTGCGACTATATTACCTAACAGACCAGTGGGAGATAGTCGGTCGAGAAAGAAAAGAACCATACCACCAACAGTTACGCCGATGAACATCCAATCACTGCGCCGCGTCTTTTCCTTTAATAGCCACGGAGCGAGGAGCGCTACATACACAGGTGCGGTGTATGCCAACAGGATGGCGTTGGCAGAGGTCGTCCATTTAGTGGCAACGACGTTGGTAATGAGTAACCCGGCATATCCGGCAGCCGCGGCGATCTGGATAGGGGAAAAACGAAATGTCAGTTTGTCACGGAATAGCAAAACCAATGTCAACGCCGCCAACCCGCTGCGAAAACCCGTGATAGCCATGGGGTTCCAGTCAACGAGCTTGATGGCAAGGCCGCCAGAGCTCCATATGAGAGCCGTTGTAGCCATGAGTATTATGGCTTTGGTTTTGTCCGACAAATCACAATCTCCGGTATCGGTACAATACTCAGTGCGGTTGCTGATAAAAAGCTACGATATATCGGGATGTTTAGTTGCTCGTGCCGTGTAAGTGACATATGTCACAAACCCGCGCAAGGCGTTCTGCATGGCATCAACGATAATCGAAGAAGACGGGAAAGAGTCTGCCAATAAAAAAGGGGAGGCTGCAAAAGCAACCTCCCCTCGGATAGTCAGCTAGATGCTGACCGCAGTGAGACTACATGTCTTCTGCGGAAGCAGCCTTCTGCATCTTAACCTCAACCTTTTCGGTGAGGTTTGCGTAGTAGTCGCGCAGGATAACGAGGACTTCTTCACGACCGAAGTGATCGGGAATCTCGGTGCCCTCGGACAGGCCCTTGCGGAGCTTGGTGCCGGACAGGATGACGCGATCGTCCTTGCCGTGGGGGCAGGTACGCATGGAAGCCATGCCGTCGCACTTGTAGCAGTAGAAGGTCCAGTCGATGTTCATCGGCTGGCAGAGCAGAGCCTTGCCCGGCTCGGGGCAAGCTTCGGTGACGTAAGGAATCTTCTTGAAGATTTCCTGAGCTTCGAACAGACCGTAGAAGTCGCCGACGCCAGCGTGGTCACGACCGATGAGCATGTTGTTGATGCCGTAGTTCTGACGGAAGGTAGCGTGGATGAGACCTTCACGGGGACCGGCGTAACGCATGTCGAGGGGGTAACCAGCGTTGATGACGTTCTCGGGAACGAAGTAGTTGTCGATCAGGGTCTGGATGCACTTGACGCGGACATCACCCGGGATGTCGCCCGGCTTCAGGTTACCGATCAGGGAGTGGATGACAACGCCATCACAAACTTCAACGGCGATCTTGGCCAGGAATTCGTGGGAGCGGTGCATGGGGTTACGCAGCTGCAGTGCGGCAACCTTGGACCAGCCGCGCTTTTCCATTTCAGCACGGATCTGAGCGGGGGTCAGGTATACGCCGGGGAAACGCTCTGCGTAGTCGCCTTCGGAGAGGACCTTAACGGGACCGGCCAGGTTGTACTTGCCCTGAGCCATAACCATCTGGACGCCCGGATGATCTTCCATGGCGATCTTCCAGAAGACATCGTCAGCGGACTCTTCGCCCTCGCCCTTGTAGACGAGTTCGCATTCCCACTTCTTGTCCTCTTCGGTCATCTCGTACTTTTCTTCAACCTTCATGGTTGCGTACACAGTGCCGTCAGCAGCCTTCAGAGCAACTTCGTCACCGACTTTGACGTCTTCGTCATCGGTGTCGAGGGTGATGGGGATGGGCCAGAAGGTGCCATCAGCCATCAGGAATTTTTCGCAAACGCCGGCCCAGTCAGCCTTGGTCATGAAGCCGTTCAGCGGAGAGAAGCCGCCGATACCCATCATGATCAGGTCGCCCTTGGCGCGGTCAGAAATTTCGAGGGTCTTCAGGCCTTCAGCCTTTTTGACTTCTGCTTCGAGCTCTGCGCCTTCGAGCAGGCAGCAGACGAGCCCTTTACCACCGTGAGGTGCTACGAGATTGGACATAGTAAGCCTCCTAAAAGATAATTTTTCAAGAAAACCATTGCCTTAATTCATGGTGTGCGTCGTTCGCCGCCCCAGAACCATGATGATTTCCCATGTAAATGGTCAGCCTTTAATGTACGTTTGTGAAAGTCGTGTCAAGCGGTTTTTTCCGGAGAGTGGGCGTGTTCTTATATTTGTAATGTGGGAGATTCTGAAGGTAGATTTACTCATAAAAAAGTCTAGAAAAATGTAGATTCCATGCGGCATAAATGTCGTGTGTTTTCGGTCACTTCTGTCGTTTTGATGATATTCGTGCAACACAGAGAAAAAAGGCTTGCTAACAAGTGAATATTTACACTAAAACGTTGGTGGTTTTTCATGGATAATGCCAGGTTTTCACAAAGGCTCTCCGGTCCGGCGGGAATGGACGGGGTAAACGCCGAATTTCTGGCTTCCTGATGCCGCTGCCAAGGCATGACGAGTACCGCTTGTTCAAAAATTCACTTTCTCGTTGACAAGGTCTGGTCGTCTTGCTAATTCCCAATTTCCACACTTAATTGTGTCGATATTTTTGTTTAGGTAGAGGACGTCGGTTTATTTGAATAATAAAACCCTTTAGGAGGAGAAGTTATGCCGACTTTTGTTAACCCGGAAAAATGTGACGGCTGCAAGGGTGGCGAAAAGACCGCCTGCATGTACATTTGCCCGAACGATCTGATGATCCTGGATGCTGACGAAATGAAGGCTTACAACCAGGAACCTTCCGCATGCTGGGAGTGCTACTCCTGCGTTAAGATTTGCCCCCAGGGCGCAATCGAAGCTCGTCCGTACGCTGACTTCGCACCCATGGGTGGTACCTCCATCCCCATGCGCGGCGCTGAAGATATCATGTGGACCATCAAGTTCCGTAATGGTTCCGTGAAGCGTTTCAAGTTCCCCATCCGCACCACCGCTGAAGGCTCCATCAAGCCTTACGAGGGCAAGCCTGAGCCTACCGATCTCGAAAACGAACTGCTGTTCACCGAGACCGAGCTGGCTACTCCTATTGCTACCGCAATGGAAGAGGCTCAGATCTCTGATGCAGATCTGAAGAAAGAGTGGAAGATGGAAGACTACGCTAACCTCGTTTAATTCGAGTTTACGCGTAACATCGTCTTTTTAGACAACTTGAATCACGAATAATACTAGGAGAAATATTATGCCTCTGCTTCCCAGTAAAGAAGCTTCCAAGGGTGTTGCTCTCGCCGAGCCGGAAATCGTTGAGAAAAGCGTAGACATCCTGCTCGTCGGTGGCGGTATGGGTAACTGCGGTACTGCTTTCGAAGCCATGCGTTGGATCGAGAAAGTGGATCCGTCCATCACCCTGGAACTGGTTGACAAGGCTTGCCTGGAGCGCGGTGGTGCTGTTGCTCAGGGTCTGTCCGCAATCAACACCTACTGCGGTGAGAACGATGTTGACGATTACGTCCGCATGGTCCGCACCGACCTCATGGGCCTGGTCCGTGAAGACTTGATCTTCGACCTCGGCCGTCACGTTGATGATTCCGTTCACCTCTTCGAAGAATGGGGCCTCCCCGTTTGGGTTAAGAAAGACGGTAAGAACCTCGACGGCGGCAAGGCTAAGGCTGAAGGCCTGGCCATCCGCAACGGCGCCGAGCCCGTTCGCTCCGGTCGCTGGCAGATCATGATCAACGGTGAGTCCTACAAGTGCATCGTTGCTGAAGCTGCTAAGAACTCCATCGGCGAAGAACGCTACATCGAGCGCGTCTTCATCGTTAAGCTTCTCCTCGACGAGAACGAGCCCAACCGCGTCGCTGGTGCTGTTGGTTTCTCCACTCGCGAAAACAAGATCTACATCTACAAGGCCAACGCTATCTCCGTTGCTTGTGGTGGTGCAGTTAACGTGTACCGCCCCCGCTCCACCGGTGAAGGCATGGGTCGTGCATGGTACCCGGTATGGAACGCTGGTTCCACCTACACCATGGTCGCTCAGGTCGGCGGCGAAATGACCATGATGGAAAACCGCTTCGTCCCCGCCCGCTTCAAGGACGGTTACGGCCCGGTTGGCGCATGGTTCCTGCTGTTCAAAGCTAAGGCCACCAACTACAAGGGTGAGGATTACTGCGAGACCAACCGTGCTATGCTGAAGCCTTACGAGGATCGCGGCTACGCCAAGGGTCACATCATCCCCACCTGCCTGCGTAACCACATGATGCTCCGTGAAATGCGTGAAGGCCGCGGCCCGATCTTCATGGACACC of the Pseudodesulfovibrio sp. zrk46 genome contains:
- a CDS encoding chorismate mutase, yielding MIKIRKDDDSRGASDAPRREERVERPERDESKAPRKFIKRDNNRKFEKHGNDRRFDRRDGERKFDRRDGERKFDRRDGERKFDKRDGDRKFDRRDGERKFDRRDGERKFDRRDGQRRFDKRDGDRKFERRDNDRKFEKRGGPRNFDKRDGDRKFDRRPKRDFQDNRGGSDNDISKSEIVTNHRFNDISELDREFLYLLEKRAFLIRKEGAWRKSRQKSLVDPKLEKLLRSSFDTRAGELGLDAKLTKQLFTLLNQFSLADARKKFTGDAYKLAPRVEAISAGITGPRSFRYTRMLLAMAASAGVETTLAPVTMNAPNKDLAKALKQAGAPISWDDDFIKNAGGRTLGFEGNMIFVGEDPFNFYMLLCLALAHAGRCKFTGKPSLQLLDINGLNKVLPKLGARLVAMNPNNPGLPARLECGGAMDEEVTLPGSIDPDFAAALTLAAWSFPGGLTINGLSKAARERVAEAVDVLTACGINAELSKDSVKVSDGMPKIDGHPRLPLSMRLCSVLLALPFMAGGSINIEGTWPKSEKADKVLEQFRALGLRIDVGTENIIATMDGEVPANPVIALGEYADLQPLAMALALKLDTATLTGEMDEVTVELLDRMGVAYDEIENGIEIKPGERSWSGTWFSPDPLWSMGCALAGYSVPGIKLENHGEVTATWPEFWNFYNSLPTGKMKPKPVQEKKDDKRRRIKIR
- a CDS encoding DMT family transporter, with protein sequence MSDKTKAIILMATTALIWSSGGLAIKLVDWNPMAITGFRSGLAALTLVLLFRDKLTFRFSPIQIAAAAGYAGLLITNVVATKWTTSANAILLAYTAPVYVALLAPWLLKEKTRRSDWMFIGVTVGGMVLFFLDRLSPTGLLGNIVAVGTGFSYAIFTLCMRAQKDASPVESVILGHIITCVCGLPFMFETMPSAESWAGLIYLGILQQGVSLALYTWAIKRLRALEAILIMMLEPIFNPIWVALGYGELPGFWAIVGGIVVIISVTLRGIRSALAR
- the sat gene encoding sulfate adenylyltransferase; translated protein: MSNLVAPHGGKGLVCCLLEGAELEAEVKKAEGLKTLEISDRAKGDLIMMGIGGFSPLNGFMTKADWAGVCEKFLMADGTFWPIPITLDTDDEDVKVGDEVALKAADGTVYATMKVEEKYEMTEEDKKWECELVYKGEGEESADDVFWKIAMEDHPGVQMVMAQGKYNLAGPVKVLSEGDYAERFPGVYLTPAQIRAEMEKRGWSKVAALQLRNPMHRSHEFLAKIAVEVCDGVVIHSLIGNLKPGDIPGDVRVKCIQTLIDNYFVPENVINAGYPLDMRYAGPREGLIHATFRQNYGINNMLIGRDHAGVGDFYGLFEAQEIFKKIPYVTEACPEPGKALLCQPMNIDWTFYCYKCDGMASMRTCPHGKDDRVILSGTKLRKGLSEGTEIPDHFGREEVLVILRDYYANLTEKVEVKMQKAASAEDM
- the aprB gene encoding adenylyl-sulfate reductase subunit beta; amino-acid sequence: MPTFVNPEKCDGCKGGEKTACMYICPNDLMILDADEMKAYNQEPSACWECYSCVKICPQGAIEARPYADFAPMGGTSIPMRGAEDIMWTIKFRNGSVKRFKFPIRTTAEGSIKPYEGKPEPTDLENELLFTETELATPIATAMEEAQISDADLKKEWKMEDYANLV
- the aprA gene encoding adenylyl-sulfate reductase subunit alpha, which codes for MPLLPSKEASKGVALAEPEIVEKSVDILLVGGGMGNCGTAFEAMRWIEKVDPSITLELVDKACLERGGAVAQGLSAINTYCGENDVDDYVRMVRTDLMGLVREDLIFDLGRHVDDSVHLFEEWGLPVWVKKDGKNLDGGKAKAEGLAIRNGAEPVRSGRWQIMINGESYKCIVAEAAKNSIGEERYIERVFIVKLLLDENEPNRVAGAVGFSTRENKIYIYKANAISVACGGAVNVYRPRSTGEGMGRAWYPVWNAGSTYTMVAQVGGEMTMMENRFVPARFKDGYGPVGAWFLLFKAKATNYKGEDYCETNRAMLKPYEDRGYAKGHIIPTCLRNHMMLREMREGRGPIFMDTKTALLNTVNGDLSGPEWKHLESEAWEDFLDMCVGQANLWAATNCAPEDRGSEIMPTEPYLLGSHSGCCGIWCSGPDEDWVPESYKVKADNGKVYNRMTTVNGLWTCADGVGASGHKFSSGSHAEGRIVGKQMVRWVVDHKDYTPSFKETAADLKQELYQPWYTYEENKGGSTDPVVNPAYITPHNFMMRLVKCTDEYGGGVSTLYMTSKALLNTGFWLLGMMEEDSKKLAARDLHELMRCWEQFHRLWTVRLHMQHIEFREESRYPGFYYRGDFMGLDDSKWKCFCNSKYDPATGVTTVFKKPYVKIIPDA